In the genome of Cystobacter ferrugineus, one region contains:
- a CDS encoding NADPH-dependent F420 reductase — MTRIGIFGTGRVATALATRLASTGYDVVIGTRNVADSSAKWTGPAVTFANHSQTAREAPLLINATPGDTSLERLGALREELDGKILVDVSNATRRGAEGLPAGLLYPGSSLAEHLQQALPGTRVVKTLNTMLFTVMVAPRGLTVPPTAFLSGNDEGAKSAVRGLLHDLGWPPDWIEDLGDIFTARGTEALMLLVPHLVRRRGFAPFALTVAR; from the coding sequence TTGACTCGCATCGGTATATTTGGAACGGGCCGTGTCGCCACGGCCCTTGCCACCCGGCTCGCGTCCACCGGGTACGACGTGGTGATCGGGACGCGGAACGTCGCTGATTCGTCGGCGAAGTGGACCGGCCCGGCGGTCACGTTCGCGAACCACTCCCAGACCGCGCGCGAGGCCCCCCTCCTCATCAATGCAACTCCCGGTGACACCAGCCTGGAGCGGCTCGGCGCGCTCCGCGAGGAGTTGGATGGGAAGATCCTGGTGGATGTCTCGAATGCGACCCGCCGCGGCGCCGAGGGGTTGCCGGCGGGCCTGCTCTATCCCGGCAGCAGCCTGGCCGAGCACCTGCAACAGGCCCTGCCTGGCACTCGGGTCGTCAAGACGCTCAACACCATGCTCTTCACCGTCATGGTCGCCCCGCGCGGCCTCACCGTCCCTCCGACAGCGTTCCTGTCGGGTAACGACGAGGGGGCGAAGTCGGCCGTCCGCGGGCTGCTTCACGACCTCGGGTGGCCCCCAGACTGGATCGAGGATCTGGGCGACATCTTCACCGCCCGGGGTACGGAGGCACTCATGCTGCTCGTGCCACACCTCGTCCGTCGCCGTGGTTTCGCCCCCTTCGCGCTCACCGTGGCGAGGTGA
- a CDS encoding TetR/AcrR family transcriptional regulator, producing MATRPPASTLDPRKTPGQKRSAATVAAVLEAAARILETEGFEGYTTNAVARRAGVSIGSLYQYFPSKDAITKALMLRETTTLLEDVAAIDTETSGRAGLQRLIEVAVAYQFRRPALARLLDVEERRLPVGQEAQRVGELLTRTVQRCLDAPDMAITPCPPFVADDLLAIMKGIVDAAGERREGDDATLVARVSRAVFGYLEHTPA from the coding sequence ATGGCCACCCGACCCCCAGCATCCACGCTCGACCCGAGGAAGACGCCCGGCCAGAAGCGCTCGGCGGCGACCGTTGCCGCCGTGCTCGAAGCGGCTGCTCGCATTCTGGAAACGGAAGGCTTCGAGGGCTACACGACCAACGCCGTGGCCCGGCGCGCCGGCGTCAGCATCGGCTCGCTGTACCAGTACTTCCCCAGCAAGGACGCGATCACCAAGGCGCTGATGCTCAGGGAGACGACCACGCTCCTGGAAGACGTCGCCGCCATCGACACGGAAACGAGCGGGCGGGCGGGCCTCCAGCGGCTGATCGAAGTGGCCGTGGCCTATCAGTTCCGGCGTCCAGCCCTCGCGCGGCTCCTCGACGTGGAGGAACGCCGCCTGCCGGTCGGCCAGGAAGCGCAGCGCGTCGGTGAGTTGTTGACCCGTACGGTCCAACGGTGCCTCGACGCGCCCGACATGGCCATCACTCCTTGTCCCCCGTTCGTCGCCGACGATCTCCTGGCGATCATGAAAGGCATCGTCGATGCCGCGGGAGAGCGCCGCGAAGGTGATGACGCGACTCTCGTCGCACGGGTCAGTCGAGCCGTCTTCGGCTATCTGGAGCACACCCCGGCCTGA
- a CDS encoding inositol monophosphatase family protein translates to MRVANVSECSHSIRVNPHTQEEHMPTGIGDEALLPAVVKAVQAAGRHMKSRFSSASRLGSRDEIVTALQANDAESLGILRGMLMEARPGAGWVEDELEEGELPPGEWWSTDPVEGNINHIHGMADWCVTATLVRDNTPVLTVVYLPMTDNTYTAIRGGGAYLDGMRLHASAKTKLDAALVGTGQAKPGEDRETHRRIGQSVTAMLENALALRVSVPATLQLIQVAAGRMDVFWQYSQVRSGLLAGALLVEEAGGWITDTQGRPWSLTSGDFLASASRLHGAAVAVLSSLP, encoded by the coding sequence ATGCGAGTAGCGAACGTGAGCGAATGCTCACATTCTATCCGCGTCAACCCACACACACAAGAGGAACACATGCCGACTGGCATTGGTGATGAAGCGTTGCTGCCCGCCGTGGTGAAGGCCGTCCAGGCCGCGGGACGTCACATGAAGAGTCGTTTTTCCTCCGCCTCCCGTCTGGGAAGCAGGGATGAAATCGTCACCGCGCTCCAGGCCAATGATGCGGAGTCGCTGGGAATCCTGCGTGGGATGCTGATGGAAGCGCGTCCCGGGGCGGGGTGGGTCGAGGACGAGCTCGAAGAGGGGGAGCTGCCACCGGGCGAATGGTGGAGCACGGATCCCGTGGAGGGGAACATCAACCACATCCATGGGATGGCCGATTGGTGTGTCACGGCGACGCTGGTGCGCGACAACACGCCGGTGCTGACCGTGGTGTACCTGCCAATGACTGACAATACCTACACCGCGATCCGGGGCGGCGGCGCATACCTGGATGGGATGCGATTGCACGCGTCGGCCAAGACGAAGCTGGACGCCGCCCTGGTCGGCACCGGTCAGGCGAAGCCGGGCGAGGATCGTGAAACCCACCGTCGTATCGGCCAGTCCGTCACCGCGATGCTCGAAAACGCCCTGGCCCTTCGCGTGTCCGTGCCGGCAACCCTTCAGCTCATCCAGGTCGCGGCTGGGCGGATGGATGTCTTCTGGCAATACAGCCAGGTCCGCTCCGGGCTGCTGGCTGGCGCCCTGCTGGTCGAGGAAGCCGGAGGCTGGATCACCGACACCCAGGGTCGTCCGTGGAGCTTGACGAGCGGCGACTTCCTGGCCTCCGCGTCGCGTCTCCACGGCGCCGCGGTCGCCGTGCTGTCCTCGCTCCCCTGA
- a CDS encoding TetR/AcrR family transcriptional regulator — protein sequence MTTRQKPRATDATLVWERPEPASRPSPGPLSRERIVRAAIALADAEGLASVSLRKVGAALDAGPMRLYGYLSTKEELLELMVDAVYGEMASEGPLHGDWREALRSMAHRIRRAARVHKWFVELLGGRPHLGPNALAHLEASLAALSDSPGFEDIDAVLQAVGTVHAYVIGAIRSEESELRAERESGMDKTQWQSASWGYLQRMIATGRFPTLAKVVRDATHPAFDVVFDKGLDYVLDGIAAQLER from the coding sequence ATGACCACACGACAGAAACCGCGCGCGACGGACGCGACGCTCGTCTGGGAGCGTCCGGAGCCCGCCAGTCGTCCCTCGCCCGGACCGCTCAGCAGGGAGCGGATCGTGCGTGCCGCCATCGCGCTCGCCGACGCGGAAGGGCTCGCCTCGGTGTCGTTGCGTAAGGTCGGGGCCGCGCTGGATGCCGGACCGATGCGGCTCTACGGCTACCTGTCCACCAAGGAGGAGCTGCTGGAGCTCATGGTGGATGCCGTGTACGGGGAGATGGCGTCCGAGGGGCCGCTCCACGGCGACTGGCGCGAGGCCCTCCGGTCCATGGCCCACCGCATCCGGCGGGCGGCCAGGGTGCACAAGTGGTTCGTCGAGCTGTTGGGCGGCCGTCCCCATCTGGGCCCCAACGCCCTCGCGCACCTGGAGGCCTCGCTCGCCGCGTTGAGCGACAGTCCGGGCTTCGAGGACATCGACGCCGTCCTCCAAGCCGTCGGCACCGTCCACGCCTACGTGATTGGCGCCATCCGGAGCGAGGAGAGCGAGCTGCGCGCCGAACGCGAGAGCGGCATGGACAAGACGCAGTGGCAGTCAGCCTCGTGGGGCTATCTCCAGCGGATGATCGCCACCGGCCGCTTCCCGACCCTCGCGAAGGTCGTTCGGGACGCCACCCACCCAGCGTTCGATGTCGTGTTCGACAAGGGCCTGGACTATGTGCTCGACGGCATCGCGGCACAGCTCGAGCGTTGA